A window of Desertibacillus haloalkaliphilus contains these coding sequences:
- a CDS encoding SDR family NAD(P)-dependent oxidoreductase, with product MRFQGKIALVTGAGSGIGEYTAKRIASEGATVILVGRTKEKLDRVAADINETTTVGSAVSYAADVTSEKEVASLAQFVRDQYGDLHVLINNAGGSKPSAILDMSEQEWDWVQGVNLKSVFIISKLLANVMIEGAKTGDTDRAIVNVASLSGHKAGAKIPHYSSAKAGVINFSKALANELAPQGIRVNSVSPGFVETPMTERGLQNSQFEEAIKRNTALRRVGNPEEIANVIAFVGSHEATYMTGSDILVDGGWLIN from the coding sequence GCACTTGTTACTGGGGCTGGAAGTGGTATTGGCGAATATACGGCTAAGCGTATTGCAAGTGAAGGGGCTACTGTGATTCTGGTTGGTAGAACGAAAGAAAAGCTGGACAGAGTTGCTGCAGATATCAATGAAACGACTACAGTAGGTTCGGCCGTTTCTTATGCAGCAGATGTGACAAGTGAAAAGGAAGTCGCATCATTAGCTCAATTTGTAAGGGATCAGTATGGGGACTTACACGTGCTGATTAACAATGCTGGTGGCTCAAAGCCGTCTGCTATTTTAGACATGTCAGAGCAAGAGTGGGATTGGGTGCAAGGTGTCAATCTAAAAAGTGTGTTTATCATTTCAAAACTACTAGCAAATGTGATGATCGAAGGTGCAAAAACAGGAGATACTGACCGCGCCATCGTTAATGTTGCTTCGTTATCAGGCCATAAGGCAGGTGCGAAAATCCCTCATTATAGTTCAGCAAAAGCGGGTGTTATCAACTTTTCTAAGGCATTGGCTAATGAGTTGGCTCCGCAAGGAATCCGTGTCAATTCAGTTTCACCAGGGTTTGTTGAAACACCGATGACTGAACGAGGCTTGCAAAACAGTCAATTTGAGGAGGCGATCAAGCGCAACACAGCGCTTAGACGAGTTGGTAACCCTGAAGAGATAGCTAATGTTATCGCTTTTGTTGGTTCGCATGAAGCAACCTATATGACTGGGTCGGATATTCTCGTAGATGGTGGTTGGTTAATCAACTAA
- a CDS encoding enoyl-CoA hydratase/isomerase family protein, translating to MANQDLIVHVENKVMSLTLNRPEALNAFSPEMISGLQAAIEDAKTNEDVRVVVISGAGRSFSAGGDVKNMGVAEPVDAYNHIGRLNELILAMKELEKPIIASVHGFAAGAGFNLALATDLILAAEESKFVLSFSKVGLISDGGGLYFLPRLVGVHRAKELLLNADPIDAKRAKEWGIVNQLYPQEQLQEETIRYATQLAQGPSKAFGFIKKMTDQALTSNLAEILEQERITQAMIVTTKDHKEGVRAFKEKRTPNFQGE from the coding sequence GTGGCAAATCAAGATTTGATTGTTCATGTTGAAAATAAGGTGATGTCGTTAACGTTAAATCGTCCAGAGGCTTTAAATGCATTTAGTCCAGAGATGATCTCAGGACTGCAAGCTGCGATTGAAGATGCAAAAACCAACGAGGACGTTCGGGTTGTAGTTATTTCTGGCGCTGGTAGGTCATTTAGTGCGGGGGGTGATGTGAAAAACATGGGTGTCGCAGAACCTGTAGATGCTTATAATCATATCGGGAGGTTAAATGAGCTCATTCTAGCAATGAAAGAGTTAGAAAAGCCGATTATAGCTTCTGTTCATGGTTTTGCAGCTGGAGCAGGCTTTAATTTAGCATTAGCCACAGATCTCATTCTAGCAGCGGAAGAAAGTAAGTTCGTCTTAAGCTTCTCAAAAGTTGGGTTAATTTCAGATGGTGGAGGCCTGTATTTCTTACCTCGGTTAGTCGGGGTTCATCGCGCTAAGGAGTTGCTACTTAACGCAGATCCGATTGACGCGAAGCGAGCGAAAGAATGGGGGATCGTCAATCAGCTTTATCCACAAGAACAACTGCAGGAAGAGACGATTCGTTATGCTACCCAATTGGCTCAAGGTCCAAGTAAGGCATTTGGTTTTATTAAGAAAATGACCGATCAAGCACTAACCTCAAATTTAGCTGAGATTCTTGAACAGGAGAGAATCACACAAGCGATGATCGTCACGACAAAAGACCATAAGGAAGGTGTCCGTGCTTTCAAAGAAAAAAGAACGCCAAATTTCCAAGGCGAATAA
- a CDS encoding quinone oxidoreductase family protein, whose translation MKAIQVKEFGGPDVLRLVDVARPVPKGREVLVEVKAIGVNYADIARREGQYVIDTPLPFTPGAEIAGVVAEIGDQVENVKVGMPVVTLISSTGYAEYAIADEQSLIPIPNGIDYHQAVALPLQGLSAYHILKTMGRLERDESVLIHAAAGGVGTLAVQLANLFGARKIIATASTDEKLALAKELGATDVINYTNSDWEQQVLACTDGSGVDVALEMAGGEVFHKTLTCLSSFGRMVIYGVASGQPAKFSPSRLMEKNQSVIGFFLPQIMRKPQLFKQSLTDLLTYLQNGDLKLTIGGVYKLEEATTVHRLLQSRKTAGKLVLEP comes from the coding sequence ATGAAGGCGATCCAAGTAAAGGAGTTTGGAGGCCCTGATGTCCTCCGCCTTGTCGACGTAGCACGACCTGTACCTAAAGGACGTGAAGTGTTAGTTGAGGTGAAAGCGATTGGGGTCAATTATGCGGATATTGCTCGCCGAGAGGGACAATATGTGATTGATACCCCTTTACCGTTTACGCCTGGTGCAGAAATTGCTGGTGTTGTTGCCGAGATTGGTGACCAAGTAGAAAATGTTAAGGTCGGAATGCCTGTCGTGACTTTAATAAGTTCGACAGGGTATGCAGAATATGCGATTGCCGATGAGCAGTCATTAATTCCAATTCCAAATGGAATTGATTATCACCAAGCTGTTGCCCTGCCATTGCAAGGTCTTAGTGCCTATCATATTTTAAAGACGATGGGCAGGCTTGAAAGAGATGAAAGCGTTTTAATTCACGCGGCAGCAGGAGGAGTTGGAACGCTCGCTGTTCAACTAGCAAACCTTTTTGGTGCACGGAAAATCATTGCGACTGCAAGTACAGACGAAAAATTGGCATTAGCAAAAGAACTAGGCGCAACTGATGTCATCAACTATACAAATAGTGATTGGGAACAACAAGTTCTGGCCTGTACAGATGGATCCGGTGTTGATGTTGCGCTCGAAATGGCAGGGGGAGAGGTTTTTCATAAAACATTGACATGCTTGAGTTCATTTGGACGTATGGTTATATATGGGGTTGCTAGTGGTCAACCAGCTAAATTTTCACCATCCCGTTTAATGGAGAAAAATCAATCAGTGATTGGCTTTTTTCTTCCACAAATTATGAGAAAGCCACAGTTATTTAAACAAAGCTTAACCGACCTATTAACTTACCTTCAGAATGGAGACTTAAAGCTAACCATTGGTGGGGTTTATAAATTGGAGGAAGCGACCACTGTCCATAGGCTACTTCAATCTCGAAAAACAGCAGGGAAATTGGTACTAGAGCCTTAA
- a CDS encoding long-chain-fatty-acid--CoA ligase, whose amino-acid sequence MEQKPWLKHVAEGNPKEVNIPIQSLQQLLKQSVEKYRENIAITFYNKTYTYGQLHTAIEKVASSFVKLGIKKGDRVAIMLPNCPQYPISYYAALQCGATVVQVNPMYKAEELNHILKDSGASSIIVYDQLLPLVTSIKEQTQVREVIDVSFDQPCRFNTLIQDEGDQSPVVEINPKEDIAVLQYTGGTTGRSKGAMLTHYNIVANTMQSAATSKIKTKVGEERVLTISPLFHVYGMTSGMNLTFYNGGNLILLPKFEIEQVLETIERLKPTGFPGVPTMYIALLNYAKERQVDLSCLSSCISGSAPLPLNVLHEFKEATGAPIAEGYGLSEASPVTHRNPVAGLQKPGSIGIPIPNTDAKIVDRETGKQDLAIGEVGELVIKGPQIMKGYWQLPEETNNTLRDGWLYTGDLAKMDEDGFFYIVGRKKEMIIASGFNVYPIEIEEVLYAHPQVLEAAVFGVPDPYRGETIQASIVLKEGESLSEEEITAYCRKRLAAYKVPKVIQFLPELPKSAVGKILKRKLQEQVLKAQ is encoded by the coding sequence ATGGAACAGAAGCCTTGGTTAAAACATGTTGCAGAAGGAAATCCAAAGGAGGTTAATATTCCGATACAATCACTTCAGCAGTTATTGAAGCAATCAGTGGAGAAATATCGAGAGAATATAGCGATAACCTTTTATAACAAAACGTACACATATGGGCAATTACACACTGCGATTGAAAAGGTTGCAAGTTCATTTGTGAAATTAGGTATTAAAAAAGGCGATCGGGTAGCGATTATGTTGCCTAATTGTCCGCAATATCCGATTAGCTATTACGCTGCACTTCAATGTGGGGCAACGGTTGTGCAAGTCAACCCAATGTATAAAGCAGAGGAACTGAACCATATTTTAAAAGATTCAGGTGCCTCTTCGATCATAGTTTATGATCAGCTTCTACCGCTAGTTACTAGTATCAAAGAACAAACACAGGTCAGAGAAGTCATCGACGTTTCGTTTGATCAACCTTGTCGTTTTAATACCTTGATACAGGATGAAGGAGATCAGTCACCAGTGGTCGAGATCAATCCGAAAGAGGATATTGCTGTTTTGCAATACACTGGGGGAACGACAGGTCGTTCGAAGGGGGCGATGTTAACTCACTATAATATTGTTGCAAATACAATGCAAAGTGCTGCGACATCTAAAATAAAGACAAAAGTTGGTGAGGAAAGAGTTTTAACGATCTCTCCATTGTTTCACGTTTATGGAATGACGAGTGGAATGAACTTAACCTTTTATAATGGTGGCAATTTAATTTTACTTCCAAAGTTTGAAATTGAACAAGTGCTAGAGACGATTGAACGGTTAAAGCCAACAGGGTTCCCTGGCGTCCCAACGATGTACATCGCTTTACTCAACTATGCAAAGGAACGGCAAGTTGACTTAAGTTGTTTATCTTCTTGTATCAGTGGATCAGCACCACTACCATTAAATGTGTTACACGAATTTAAAGAAGCTACAGGTGCACCGATTGCTGAAGGATATGGGTTATCAGAGGCTTCACCAGTCACACACCGAAACCCAGTTGCTGGTTTGCAAAAACCAGGGAGCATCGGCATTCCAATTCCGAATACTGATGCAAAAATTGTTGATCGAGAAACTGGCAAACAAGATCTAGCGATTGGTGAAGTTGGCGAGTTGGTGATAAAAGGGCCTCAAATTATGAAAGGATACTGGCAATTGCCTGAGGAAACGAATAACACACTACGAGACGGATGGTTATACACAGGTGATTTAGCCAAGATGGATGAGGATGGTTTCTTTTATATTGTAGGTCGTAAAAAAGAAATGATTATTGCAAGCGGCTTTAACGTATATCCAATTGAAATAGAAGAAGTTCTTTATGCGCACCCACAAGTGTTAGAGGCCGCGGTGTTTGGGGTCCCAGATCCATATCGAGGCGAAACTATTCAAGCAAGTATTGTCTTAAAAGAAGGTGAGAGCTTGTCTGAAGAGGAGATTACAGCTTATTGTCGCAAACGTTTAGCTGCATATAAAGTACCGAAAGTCATTCAGTTCCTTCCTGAACTCCCTAAGTCAGCTGTCGGGAAAATTTTAAAACGCAAGCTTCAAGAACAAGTGCTTAAAGCACAGTAA
- a CDS encoding branched-chain amino acid ABC transporter permease: MDVLFQQILNGLTVGSVYSLVALGLTLVYGILHVPNFAHGALYMMGGYITLIAMTSLGLHYWLAIFCSIIVVALLAVLMERLVFHPLREAPPIHDKIAAIGILLFLEAFAQLVWGADYRRMPTPYGEVINVFGLTFTMQRLLVILGAVVSMILLYIFLKKTIIGATIIAMSQNREGAFLMGINSNRVAMMTFAISGALAAIAASLASPINLVFPGMGHLVILKAFVIIIIGGMGSIPGAIIGGYILGLAESLGATYISSNYSDVIAFALLVIILTVKPNGLFAKGVH, encoded by the coding sequence GTGGATGTCTTATTTCAACAAATACTTAATGGGTTAACAGTGGGAAGTGTGTATAGCCTTGTTGCGCTCGGTTTAACCCTCGTATATGGTATTTTGCATGTTCCGAATTTTGCTCATGGTGCCCTCTACATGATGGGGGGATACATTACATTAATTGCTATGACCTCACTTGGATTGCATTATTGGCTGGCAATTTTTTGTTCGATCATCGTTGTTGCTTTATTAGCTGTTCTAATGGAAAGGCTTGTGTTTCATCCATTACGTGAAGCCCCTCCAATCCATGACAAAATTGCTGCCATAGGTATATTACTTTTTTTGGAAGCATTTGCCCAACTCGTTTGGGGAGCGGACTACCGAAGGATGCCTACGCCATATGGTGAGGTCATCAATGTCTTTGGCTTAACCTTTACCATGCAACGATTATTAGTGATACTTGGCGCAGTTGTATCCATGATACTCCTGTATATCTTTTTAAAGAAAACCATCATCGGAGCGACAATTATTGCTATGTCACAGAATCGTGAAGGCGCTTTCTTAATGGGGATTAACTCTAACCGTGTCGCGATGATGACCTTTGCGATTTCAGGTGCACTTGCTGCTATTGCGGCATCGCTTGCTTCCCCAATTAATCTTGTGTTTCCAGGGATGGGACACCTCGTCATATTAAAAGCATTTGTGATTATTATTATCGGTGGGATGGGTAGTATCCCCGGTGCGATTATCGGAGGATACATTTTAGGGCTCGCAGAAAGTCTAGGCGCTACCTATATCTCTAGTAATTATAGTGATGTCATTGCATTCGCCTTACTTGTCATCATCTTAACCGTAAAACCTAATGGGTTGTTTGCAAAGGGGGTTCACTAA
- a CDS encoding branched-chain amino acid ABC transporter permease — translation MKALLNQRNGVILLLLIAILFPLLVDNQYYNQVMILAFIWTIAVYGLNIVGGYTGQLSLAHAGFFAVGAYALGLLTVNGGLNFWLAFVLAIVITAGLGLVVGLVALRTKEHFFAIYTLIVGYIIYLVIYNWDSLTNGVRGLIGIPEPGSIGPLTFESMTSQYYLVLFFLVLTIFVVRRIIQSLTGRTFIAIRNSEDLAQTIGIPTMKVKLLSFVVSTAFAGLAGALYASFIRFIGPDIGYTTIVFDMLMYLIVGGIGTLAGPLVGTLLVVWITQSLQFLEDYRMIIFGPILVLLVIYYPRGIVGAYLEWKMNRTLKRTKQKSHVNHQKQQAEEG, via the coding sequence ATGAAGGCATTATTGAACCAAAGGAACGGGGTTATTTTGCTTCTACTCATTGCTATCCTCTTTCCACTGTTAGTAGATAATCAATATTATAACCAAGTGATGATTTTAGCATTTATTTGGACGATTGCTGTGTACGGATTAAATATCGTAGGGGGATATACCGGACAGCTTTCACTTGCCCACGCTGGTTTCTTCGCTGTTGGTGCTTATGCACTAGGTCTTTTAACTGTGAATGGTGGTTTAAACTTTTGGTTGGCTTTCGTATTAGCGATTGTGATTACCGCAGGACTTGGCTTAGTTGTTGGCTTAGTTGCTTTGCGTACAAAAGAACATTTCTTTGCGATCTATACGCTCATCGTCGGTTATATTATTTATTTGGTGATTTACAATTGGGATTCCTTAACGAACGGGGTACGTGGGTTAATTGGAATTCCAGAGCCTGGTTCTATTGGCCCGCTAACTTTTGAGAGCATGACTTCTCAATATTACCTGGTTCTTTTCTTCCTCGTACTGACGATTTTTGTTGTTCGACGAATTATTCAATCCCTAACAGGACGAACATTTATAGCGATTCGAAATAGTGAAGATTTAGCACAGACCATTGGGATTCCGACGATGAAAGTAAAATTATTGTCGTTTGTCGTATCAACGGCGTTTGCCGGATTAGCCGGTGCTTTGTATGCGTCGTTTATCCGCTTTATAGGCCCAGATATTGGCTACACAACGATCGTGTTTGATATGTTGATGTACTTAATCGTTGGTGGAATTGGAACATTGGCAGGTCCTTTAGTAGGGACGTTACTAGTTGTTTGGATCACACAATCTTTACAGTTCTTAGAAGACTACCGAATGATTATCTTTGGCCCGATTCTTGTCTTGTTGGTGATTTATTATCCGCGCGGAATTGTAGGTGCATATCTCGAGTGGAAAATGAACCGTACCTTGAAAAGGACCAAGCAAAAAAGCCATGTAAACCATCAAAAGCAACAGGCTGAGGAGGGATAA
- a CDS encoding ABC transporter ATP-binding protein: protein MLIQTENLTKSFGGLTAVNDVDFSIEKGKITAIIGPNGAGKSTFFNLISGVHKPTSGSVYFKGQDITVLPSNKIAELGIGRTFQTTHLFEQATVMDNVIVGHRLRTKSSIFDAIFRTPRLKREEKQCRDKALEVLDFVGLTDQAHLPIGLISQEAQKRTAFALALATDPDIVFLDEPAAGVNPEETEGLAELMKKMATQGITVCLIEHKMQMIMNLADKIMVLNQGKKIAEGTPDEIKTNDVVIEAYLGGGKLAETD from the coding sequence ATGCTCATTCAAACAGAGAATTTAACGAAAAGCTTTGGTGGCTTAACGGCTGTAAATGACGTCGACTTTTCAATCGAAAAAGGGAAAATCACTGCGATTATCGGTCCAAACGGGGCTGGTAAGTCAACGTTTTTTAACCTGATTAGCGGTGTGCACAAGCCAACCTCAGGTAGCGTCTATTTTAAAGGGCAGGACATTACCGTTCTTCCTTCCAACAAAATTGCAGAGCTAGGGATTGGTCGTACGTTCCAAACGACCCATCTCTTTGAACAAGCGACGGTGATGGACAATGTGATTGTTGGTCATCGCCTGCGAACCAAGTCGTCGATTTTTGATGCGATTTTTCGGACGCCACGTTTAAAAAGGGAAGAGAAGCAATGTCGCGATAAAGCACTTGAAGTTCTTGACTTTGTTGGACTAACAGACCAAGCGCATTTACCGATTGGATTAATCTCACAAGAAGCACAAAAGCGCACAGCCTTTGCATTAGCGCTAGCAACAGATCCTGACATTGTCTTTTTAGATGAACCAGCTGCAGGTGTTAACCCAGAAGAAACAGAGGGGTTAGCAGAGTTAATGAAAAAAATGGCAACCCAAGGGATTACGGTTTGTTTAATTGAGCACAAAATGCAGATGATCATGAACTTAGCCGATAAAATTATGGTCTTAAACCAAGGCAAAAAAATTGCTGAGGGGACCCCTGATGAAATTAAGACAAATGATGTAGTCATTGAAGCGTATTTAGGAGGCGGTAAGCTTGCTGAAACTGATTGA
- a CDS encoding ABC transporter ATP-binding protein: protein MLKLIDVSVKYGRFQALNRVSIEVNKGELVVLLGANGSGKSTIFRTISGLTKPSEGEIYFNERKVGGSSPNQMVSQGVVQCPEGRKLFPQMSIEENLTMGAYVHRRNKSEVKKTMNDVYELFPILKDKKSDPAGSMSGGQQQMLAIGRALMAKPKILMLDEPSLGLAPLVVEQMFEIIQEINRNGTDVLLAEQNAHAALKVADRGYVIENGSIVLADDSEALFNNDEIRKAYIGA from the coding sequence TTGCTGAAACTGATTGATGTATCTGTGAAATATGGGCGGTTCCAAGCGTTAAACCGTGTGAGCATCGAAGTGAACAAGGGGGAACTTGTTGTCCTATTAGGTGCGAATGGATCGGGAAAAAGCACTATTTTTAGAACGATTAGTGGACTAACAAAGCCGTCTGAAGGAGAGATCTATTTTAATGAACGTAAGGTAGGCGGAAGTTCACCGAACCAAATGGTATCACAAGGGGTAGTACAGTGTCCTGAGGGGAGAAAGTTATTCCCGCAAATGTCGATTGAAGAAAATTTAACCATGGGTGCATATGTTCACCGTAGAAATAAGTCTGAAGTAAAGAAAACAATGAATGACGTTTATGAGCTGTTTCCGATTTTAAAAGATAAAAAAAGCGATCCGGCGGGGTCAATGAGTGGGGGACAGCAACAGATGTTAGCGATCGGTAGAGCGTTAATGGCAAAACCAAAAATTTTAATGCTTGATGAGCCTTCTCTTGGTTTAGCACCACTTGTCGTTGAACAAATGTTTGAAATCATTCAAGAAATCAATCGCAATGGTACTGATGTTTTGCTCGCTGAACAAAATGCACACGCGGCATTAAAGGTTGCGGATCGTGGATACGTGATCGAAAATGGTTCGATTGTTCTAGCGGATGATAGTGAGGCGTTATTTAACAATGATGAAATTCGTAAAGCCTATATTGGCGCATAG
- a CDS encoding ABC transporter substrate-binding protein, translating into MMIVKKRLALGLGFFLVLLLAACGGESSSSDGEELIDGIEDPHNDEVVNIGYSGPLSGPAALYGENTLTGIRLAVEQINDGGGFDVNGQNYMLNLVALDDMYLPNETGTNARRLVQEYDTPAIYIPHSGGIFASQVFNEQEEFIIAAYSSEPNITEQGNDLTVRIPPTYDVYIEPFSEYQMERFGDKIALLPTSSEYGKDWTDALIPKWEELGGEVVYEGSVDFNKDTDFFTIVTNALSEDPDVLFIGGPSEPTALIAKQARELGFEGGFLIMDQAKLDEMEVVLETIEPLEGSVGTLPLIHSEYPGTDEFVAQYNEEHGRNPGSEAGFNFVMTYALVEAMKAAGTVSDTHEIMAHMQAGLDNFPEEKMAYEIKEIDSNGGFSVPLRMGVVEDGEIIEVIPE; encoded by the coding sequence ATGATGATTGTAAAAAAGCGGTTGGCTCTAGGGTTAGGTTTTTTCCTCGTATTATTGTTGGCAGCTTGTGGAGGTGAATCGTCATCATCAGATGGGGAAGAATTGATTGATGGGATTGAAGATCCACATAACGATGAAGTTGTTAATATTGGATATAGTGGACCATTAAGTGGTCCGGCTGCTCTATATGGTGAAAATACATTAACTGGGATTCGTTTAGCTGTCGAACAAATCAATGACGGTGGCGGTTTTGATGTGAATGGTCAAAACTATATGCTAAACCTTGTTGCACTTGATGATATGTATTTACCAAATGAAACCGGTACAAATGCTAGACGGTTGGTTCAAGAGTACGATACACCTGCCATCTACATCCCACATAGCGGCGGTATTTTTGCATCACAAGTATTTAATGAGCAAGAAGAGTTTATCATTGCTGCTTATTCTTCGGAGCCGAATATTACTGAGCAAGGAAATGATTTAACAGTACGGATTCCACCAACCTATGATGTCTATATAGAACCTTTTTCAGAATATCAAATGGAGCGCTTTGGAGATAAAATTGCACTTTTACCTACTTCCTCAGAGTATGGTAAAGATTGGACGGATGCTTTAATCCCGAAATGGGAAGAGCTAGGCGGTGAAGTTGTGTATGAAGGGTCGGTTGACTTTAATAAGGATACTGATTTCTTTACAATCGTCACAAACGCTTTAAGTGAGGATCCCGACGTTTTATTTATCGGTGGACCTTCAGAACCGACAGCGTTAATCGCCAAGCAGGCACGAGAACTTGGATTTGAAGGCGGTTTTCTCATCATGGACCAAGCAAAATTAGATGAAATGGAAGTGGTATTAGAAACGATTGAACCACTTGAAGGATCAGTAGGAACACTTCCTTTAATTCATTCAGAATATCCTGGAACGGATGAGTTTGTGGCGCAATACAACGAAGAACATGGTCGAAACCCTGGCTCAGAAGCTGGTTTTAATTTTGTGATGACGTATGCGTTAGTCGAAGCGATGAAGGCTGCAGGGACTGTGTCAGATACTCATGAGATTATGGCTCATATGCAAGCTGGTTTAGATAATTTCCCTGAGGAAAAAATGGCCTATGAGATTAAGGAAATTGATAGTAATGGTGGCTTTAGTGTACCTTTACGAATGGGTGTTGTTGAAGATGGTGAAATTATTGAAGTGATACCAGAGTAA
- the rpsU gene encoding 30S ribosomal protein S21, whose amino-acid sequence MAETRVRKNESIDAALRRFKKSLSKEGTLAEVKKRKHYEKPSVKRKKKSEAARKRKF is encoded by the coding sequence ATGGCAGAAACTCGTGTTCGCAAAAATGAATCGATTGATGCTGCTCTTCGTCGCTTCAAGAAAAGTCTTTCTAAAGAAGGAACATTAGCTGAAGTGAAAAAGCGTAAACACTATGAAAAGCCTAGTGTAAAGCGTAAGAAAAAGTCAGAGGCAGCAAGAAAGCGTAAGTTCTAA
- a CDS encoding GatB/YqeY domain-containing protein: protein MNLLDRFNQDIKQAMKDKDKLKLSVIRMVKSSLQNEAIKLGKELTEDDSLTVLNRELKQRKDSLHEFEKANRDDLASKLRDEIAILEVYMPEQLSEDNLSEIVKQTIAEVGASSKADMGKVMGAIMPKVKGKADGGLVNRLVQQHLS from the coding sequence TTGAATCTTCTTGATCGTTTTAACCAAGATATTAAGCAAGCGATGAAAGACAAAGATAAGCTTAAACTCTCTGTTATTCGTATGGTTAAATCATCATTGCAGAATGAAGCGATTAAGCTTGGCAAAGAGCTTACAGAAGATGATTCGCTTACGGTGTTAAATCGCGAACTGAAACAACGCAAGGATTCCCTCCATGAGTTTGAAAAAGCAAACCGAGATGATTTAGCTTCCAAATTGCGTGATGAGATAGCGATTCTAGAAGTGTATATGCCAGAACAATTATCAGAAGATAACCTTTCTGAGATTGTAAAGCAAACAATTGCTGAGGTAGGTGCTTCTTCAAAAGCCGATATGGGCAAAGTTATGGGAGCGATCATGCCGAAGGTTAAAGGTAAAGCTGATGGTGGTCTTGTGAATCGTCTCGTACAACAACACTTATCATAA